In one window of Zingiber officinale cultivar Zhangliang chromosome 11A, Zo_v1.1, whole genome shotgun sequence DNA:
- the LOC122032323 gene encoding protein indeterminate-domain 16-like: MEDNRPRELQLLVQSSASLPSESPKSMVGFDLTTHSLPDLNLSMSVRIPWTSVKEEPNSYAKKLQLLRQHTAEQIRLAAVEKAYIERTRELTRRELDLAKKEFARAKLVWEQAKAEVEKAERLKEIATRRVSSTCMEITCHNCHQSFQA; encoded by the coding sequence ATGGAAGATAATCGTCCAAGAGAACTGCAACTACTAGTGCAGTCCTCAGCCTCTCTTCCTTCTGAATCGCCAAAGTCCATGGTAGGATTTGATCTTACTACCCATTCTCTGCCTGACCTTAATCTGTCAATGAGTGTTAGGATACCATGGACATCTGTGAAAGAGGAACCAAACAGCTATGCCAAAAAACTACAATTATTAAGGCAGCATACTGCTGAGCAGATCCGACTTGCAGCTGTTGAGAAGGCTTATATTGAGAGAACAAGGGAGCTAACAAGGAGGGAGCTGGACTTAGCAAAGAAAGAGTTTGCACGAGCCAAGCTAGTATGGGAGCAAGCAAAAGCAGAGGTGGAGAAAGCAGAGAGGCTAAAGGagatagcaaccagaagggtcaGCTCTACTTGCATGGAGATCACTTGCCACAATTGTCATCAATCATTCCAAGCATAG